The sequence ACATAATATTAAGGAGGATAGGAAAAATGAAACTTGAGTTTTGGATTCCAGAAACTTTTCCCTCGGAGAAAGAGATAGCGAAGATATTAAGTCGTCTCGAGAAGGTTAAAACAAAATTCGGCTTTCCTTATGAGGAGAGGCGTTTCAGAAAAGAAAGCTGGGATCAAATAAAAAATGAGACATTGCTGAGCATAAGTGTGGCTCGAAAAATAAAAATCCCCCAGAGCAGAGGGGCTAAAAACCCCAAGCTGTTTCTCCTCGTGTTAACTGACGATGGGAACCCGATAACCTTTTATCCTCAAGAGAGGGATACAAGACCCTGTAAAGAGGTAAAGATACTTGATTTTCTCGATGGGCTCTTAAAGGGAGAGGCGCTATGCATAGATGAAAAGGTAAGGCAGATTATAAAAAGGGAGATAGAAAGGGGGAGCGGTAAGTAAAACTTTTCTATAGCGGAGACCTTAAAGCAAGGGGGTCTCTTTCTTGACAGGGGTGGAATGCTGTGAAATGATGAGGAGAGGGAGGTGTCAGATGAAAAGAGGAAGGTCGGTATTGATCGCTTTCATAATATCAGCCCTTATCGTCCCTGTTCTTCTGGCAGAGGGAGGAAATATCTACCGGGAGAGGAGAGAGCAGGTAAGAAAGGAACTCAAAGGCGGTGTCGCCCTCCTTTTTTCTGGTGAACCCGTCCGGAGTATGATGGGGCATTACTTCCGGGTTGACAAGAATTTCTACTACCTCACTGGCTTAAAGGAGCCAGAGGCGATCCTCACGATTACCGAGGAAGGAGATATCCTCTTCATTAAGAAGGGGGATGAAAATAAGCGGAAGGAGCTATCCCGGGTATCCGGTATTTCCCGGGTTCTTCTGGTAGAGAAGATGAACGATTTCCTTTCCTCCCTTATCGCGGAGAAGGGGATGATCTATTTCCCCTTGCCAAGATTAAGCATTTTCTCGCTCTCTTCCCCTAAGCTCGCCTTTGTCAATCGAATGAGAAAACAGCTTCCTGAATTTGAGGTGGGGAATCTTTCCCCTATCCTCATCAGGATGAGGATGGTGAAATCGAAAGAGGAACTTGCCCTTATGAGGAGGGCGATCGAGATAACCGCCAGGGGCTTAATCGAGGCAATCCGCTCCGCTGAGCCCGGAATGTACGAATACCAGCTTCAGGCGGTGGTGGAGTATGTCTTCCACTTCCTCGGGGCGGAGAGGACCAGCTTCCCCTCCATAGTGGGATCAGAACCGAATTCGGTCATCATCCATTATGAGAAGAACAGAAGGAGGATCAAGCCGGGCGAGCTGGTGGTGATCGATGTCGGTGCGGAGTTTAAGGAGTATGCTGGTGATCTTACCCGAACCATCCCTATCTCAGGAAGGTTCACCAAGAGGCAGAAGGAGATATACGAGATAGTGCTCGAAGCCCAGAGGAGGGGGATAGCTGCTGCCAGACCCGGTGCTACCTTGAGGGATGTCGATAGAGCAGCAAGAAGCTACATAAAGGAGAGGGGCTACGGCAAGTACTTCATTCACGGCACCTCCCATTTCCTTGGGCTCGATGTTCACGATCCCGCACTTCCCAATGTCAAGCTCGCTCCGGGGATGGTGATAACCGTTGAACCGGGGATCTACATCCCGGAGGAGAACCTCGGGGTGAGGATCGAAGACGACATCCTTATAACCAAGGATGGAGCGGTCGTTCTCTCCTCGTTCCTCCCCAAGAGACCGGAGGAGATAGAACGGCTAATGGTGGAAAAGGGGGTGGGGAATATGCTTAAGTTGGGAGCAGGAAGTGGAGGATAAGGGAAAAGTTGTAAATTATACTCAATCCCTCTCCCGGTTGATAGAGGATGTTGGGAGGAATGTAGCCGATCTATCCTTCATTGATATGGATAAGCTTCTTGTTCTCGGTTTTTCCCGAGAGGGGGATAAGCCCTGCCATCCCTACCGCACCCGGCTCTATTACTCGGTAGATAGCAAGAGGCTGGAGAAGGTCAGGGAAATCTACTTAGGGGAAAGGAAGATCCATTACATCCTCTTCTTCAACCTCCCCGATTACGCTTACCTCCCCTTTACCCAGAAGTTTCGCCTCCTTTTCGACCTTCTCCTCGAACTTGATCCGGAGTTCACCGGTCACCTACGCTACAACCGTCCTGATGGAATGGAGGAGGAGTTCCGCACCCTCGAGCTTTGGTGTCGCTACCTGATGGATTACGGGAGGAGGGAGGTTATCGAATTCTTGGTGACCGAGTGGGAGGAGCTCGCCTACGATGAACTTAAGGGTAAACTACCCCTTTTCGAGGAGAAGGAGTTGAACAGGATAGAGCTTGCTCCTGAGGATATAGCGATCCGCAGGATGAGGCTGGATCCTGGAAGATACGAACAGCGGATGATAAACCGTTTTATCAGGGAGGCGGCAGACTACCGTACGGTTTTTGAGTTTATATTCCGCAAGTTCTATCCCAAGAGGGAGTAGTGTCTATTCGATAAGTGCCTTCAAGTGATGTTCTACGCTTCTTCCCAAAGCGGGGAGGTTGTATCCCCCTTCGAGGATGGACACTATCCTCCCCTGAGACCATCTTTCCGCTATCTCCCGGATCATTTTGGTCAGCTGGTAAAATCCGTCTTCGGTGACCCGCATCGCTGAGAGGGGGTCGTCCCGATGGGGATCGAAGCCAGCGGAGACGAGGACGAATTCCGGGCGGAAGGCATCCCCTGCTGGGATCACCTTCTCATTAAAGGCGGTGATGTAATCGATATCGTCTGAGCCGGCAGGAAGGGGGATATTGATGGTGAAGCCGTAGCCTTCTCCTTCTCCCCGTTCCTCCTTACTCCCCGTTCCCGGATAATGGGGGTATTGGTGAAGGCTGATGTAGAGGATGGAGGGATCATCATAGAAAGCGTTCTGGGTGCCGTTTCCGTGGTGGACATCGAAGTCGATGATCAGGATCCGGGAGAGCCCCTTGTCCTGCTTTAGGTAGGAGGCGGTGACCGCGATGTTGTTGAAGAGGCAGAATCCCATTGCCCGGTCTCGTTCCGCATGGTGTCCTGGGGGGCGGACGGCGCAGAAGGCGGAGTCGAGCC comes from Acidobacteriota bacterium and encodes:
- a CDS encoding aminopeptidase P family protein, with the translated sequence MKRGRSVLIAFIISALIVPVLLAEGGNIYRERREQVRKELKGGVALLFSGEPVRSMMGHYFRVDKNFYYLTGLKEPEAILTITEEGDILFIKKGDENKRKELSRVSGISRVLLVEKMNDFLSSLIAEKGMIYFPLPRLSIFSLSSPKLAFVNRMRKQLPEFEVGNLSPILIRMRMVKSKEELALMRRAIEITARGLIEAIRSAEPGMYEYQLQAVVEYVFHFLGAERTSFPSIVGSEPNSVIIHYEKNRRRIKPGELVVIDVGAEFKEYAGDLTRTIPISGRFTKRQKEIYEIVLEAQRRGIAAARPGATLRDVDRAARSYIKERGYGKYFIHGTSHFLGLDVHDPALPNVKLAPGMVITVEPGIYIPEENLGVRIEDDILITKDGAVVLSSFLPKRPEEIERLMVEKGVGNMLKLGAGSGG
- a CDS encoding histone deacetylase, with product MKRIGFVFDEIFLAHKTGNHPESPERLSFLLHYLEERNWFERLIRIKPEPATLSILSHIHTPSYIHSLKKEIERGARVLDDGDTIVSSHSYEAALYAAGAGITASSAILEGRLDSAFCAVRPPGHHAERDRAMGFCLFNNIAVTASYLKQDKGLSRILIIDFDVHHGNGTQNAFYDDPSILYISLHQYPHYPGTGSKEERGEGEGYGFTINIPLPAGSDDIDYITAFNEKVIPAGDAFRPEFVLVSAGFDPHRDDPLSAMRVTEDGFYQLTKMIREIAERWSQGRIVSILEGGYNLPALGRSVEHHLKALIE